The following coding sequences are from one Syngnathus acus chromosome 14, fSynAcu1.2, whole genome shotgun sequence window:
- the arhgap32b gene encoding rho GTPase-activating protein 32 isoform X1 has protein sequence MEAGSGAAAAVGSAALGLLGATSTSSLDISDRGLGLGRHLEDDDTVPELAHIHPRERPDWEETISAMARSAEFPEMRSEPLVRSSCGSSTASMKVKNVKKLCFTKGHFPKLAECAHFHYENVDFGTIQLSLGDEQSEVTRNSQESKELVYLVHISCQGRSWIVKRSYEDFRVLDKHLHLCIYDRRFSQLPELPRFDTLTDQAESVSQMLLGYLSRLSAIADNKINCGPALTWMEVDNKGNHLLVHEESSINVPAIAAAHVIKRYIAQASDELSFEVGDIVSVIDMPPKEDTTWWRGKHGFQVGYFPSECVELINDKVPQSMSNSVPKPASPCSGLPPASWSLFPPYLEMESVIQDNAWVADPLNHYSLSSVSKKHGKLITFLRSFMKSRPTKQKLKQRGILRERVFGCDLGEHLLNSGHDVPQVLKSCTEFIEKHGVVDGIYRLSGIASNIQKLRHEFDSEQIPDLTKDVYVQDIHCVGSLCKLYFRELPNPLLTYQLYEKFSEAVSAATDEERLIKIHDVIQQLPPPHYRTLEFLMRHLSRLAAFSYITNMHSKNLAIVWAPNLLRSKQIESACFSGTAAFMEVRIQSVVVEFILNHVDVLFSTKLSSLIREGAGHNSLSRPKSLLVSSPSTKLLSLEEAQARTQAQINSPVTEDSKYIEVGEGPAALQGKFHTVIEFPTERKRPPVKSKKSPVGSWRSFFNLGKSSSMSKRKLQRNPSEPNELKAMALAGGRGDTATLRSAKSEESLSSLHNVEGESKVYRPRRPRSSSDALSASFNGDLSDGRQHCNSFDNLGAAEDSDGDDGPICVPALISPPRSAGEDVDLSPPDIGMASLDFDPMSFQCSSSSSLPDAAYAFPPVDRHAGAEGSTLKRRGPGSLWGKTNGSDLMPSSFLDNLTSSLLPSDLNPAAVEKAESQKLTAYADKPTQAVSPIRSVRTATLEIFPMEMPERTPAEAVGPPEPFSPKDSPLCLKAEPSRNEAFQMELQSKLASVDGEALKPEDSVQLVSRESHEQQDSKDLTSTHSLGTPANAPPPPKDATLTLALVLAESAHHIQSQPRSGETPTPRVSDGRASSGPRFQTSNGEGSETISNVSVTAVRCIPSSSSPSKEQQVLELTSVTTRPPESATGSTTLLENPPEMDSIPSETRHKKVIPQSTANLNSPTRMAESQSLVAHDSVCTNSKVGTSGSSAAISNSKDTRGLRQHLAEVKPKEDAKLTSVAKSSSSSSSEQQPPAAPKAKKSSVLSPTQNQRQQQQQSHMQIQSQPLSKAHSTATPISSERVDRPYEVLNPTQPCCLESAAKKEPAGSTPPAPPVRTMESKLATAALSQGEASYHPSEALHHHPVSPRQSSARPYHAKSEAFLMEPQGVVYYHQRPVSMGPHPVPHHYRPNSIPSHLPYASKSEPQIPYSARVDNKYSTLGPRSYHHHSMKARGNPRSVYGAAAGHSGYSLDRNHGYPTIRRVHSLHVPATIRTVPIQRTEVPPDDMFYYHRPVYQCKPYQQAPQQSSQQADYHVTQLQPYFENGRVQYRYSPSSGEGPYYDLDPHGTNRGRRVHSACPDSGSVVCRAGGKATGYHYLARNLLPPGKEHSFVSRDMPPGHGMKEVPSYLSWDPEEWECLRMQSIRRESRARQKMKGPVLSQYDNVGSLALSDVAGYDTLHSRSKSDPGKALSSTTESKDGRHLPRHMVSDPDVLKCLESDKQGAPTRDRSDGGPAKQSGSKKCQSSHSVAAAHQQESGQHEAKLLKASAEKLSEGGGRSKPWQPEHTNKRSFQTRYECHDAERHHSKGKMTSSYHAPPEDHHPKEQLARCKADRSQHEADGDYSYRKPVQSHYDNLDDYHPVPQAQGPPVEKRSGCNSYPPHNNNNSSSRASSYSTALGQGAFLQSELAIQRPETQICTE, from the exons ATGGAGGCAGGCAGCGGGGCTGCCGCAGCGGTGGGGAGTGCAGCACTTGGACTGCTGGGAGCCACATCCACGTCCAGCCTTGACATCTCGGACAG gggCCTTGGACTTGGACGACATCTGGAGGACGACGATACAGTGCCTGAACTGGCTCACATTCATCCCAGAGAGAGACCTGACTGGGAAGAGACAATTAGTGCCATG GCAAGAAGCGCCGAGTTCCCCGAGATGCGGAGCGAGCCGCTCGTGCGCTCGTCGTGCGGCAGCAGCACAGCCAGCATGAAGGTCAAGAATGTGAAGAA ACTTTGCTTTACCAAGGGCCACTTTCCCAAACTGGCAGAATGTGCTCATTTCCATTATGAAAATGTGGACTTTGGCACGATACAG TTGTCTCTTGGCGATGAACAGAGTGAAGTTACGCGCAACAGCCAAGAGTCCAAGGAGCTTGTGTACTTGGTTCATATTTCCTGCCAG ggtCGAAGCTGGATTGTGAAGCGTAGCTATGAGGATTTCCGTGTGTTGGACAAGCACCTGCACCTTTGCATATACGACCGTCGTTTCTCCCAGCTGCCTGAGCTGCCAAGATTTGACACTTTGACTGATCAAGCAGAG TCTGTTTCCCAGATGTTGTTGGGTTACCTCTCCCGGCTTTCAGCCATTGCTGACAACAAGATCAACTGTGGGCCCGCCCTCACGTGGATGGAG gttgacaataaaggtAATCATCTTTTGGTACACGAAGAGTCATCCATCAACGTGCCGGCAATCGCAGCTGCCCATGTGATCAAGCGCTACATTGCGCAGGCTTCAGACGAGCTGTCCTTTGAG GTTGGTGACATTGTTTCAGTCATTGACATGCCTCCGAAAGAAGACACCACATGGTGGAGGGGGAAGCACGGCTTTCAG GTTGGCTACTTTCCCAGTGAGTGCGTGGAGCTCATAAACGATAAAGTGCCACAGTCCATGAGCAACTCGGTGCCAAAGCCAG CGTCCCCGTGCTCTGGCCTGCCGCCCGCCTCATGGAGTCTCTTCCCTCCCT ATTTGGAGATGGAGAGTGTAATACAGGACAATGCATGGGTGGCCGACCCGCTTAACCACTACAGCCTAAGTTCAG TGTCGAAGAAGCATGGCAAGCTGATCACCTTCTTGCGTTCCTTCATGAAGTCCAGGCCCACCAAGCAGAAGCTGAAGCAGAGGGGCATCCTCCGGGAGAGGGTGTTTGGCTGCGACCTGGGCGAGCACCTCCTCAACTCTGGACATGATG TTCCCCAGGTACTCAAGAGCTGCACCGAGTTCATCGAGAAGCACGGTGTGGTGGATGGTATCTACCGCCTCTCTGGAATTGCCTCCAATATCCAGAAATTGCG ACACGAGTTTGACTCTGAGCAAATCCCCGACCTGACCAAAGATGTTTACGTACAGGACATCCACTGTGTTGGTTCGCTGTGCAAGCTCTACTTCAGAGAACTGCCCAACCCCTTGCTCACCTATCAGCTGTATGAAAAATTCTCT GAGGCTGTCTCAGCAGCAACAGACGAAGAGCGACTTATTAAAATCCATGACGTCATCCAACAACTTCCTCCTCCACATTACAG AACGCTCGAGTTTCTCATGAGACACCTTTCCCGTCTGGCGGCATTCAGCTACATCACCAACATGCACAGTAAGAACCTGGCCATTGTCTGGGCCCCCAACCTGCTGAG ATCAAAACAGATTGAATCGGCATGCTTCAGTGGCACGGCGGCCTTCATGGAAGTCCGAATCCAGTCAGTTGTGGTTGAGTTCATTCTCAATCATGTGGATGTTCTCTTCAGCACCAAACTTAGCTCACTCATTCGCGAGGGAGCAG GTCATAACTCATTGTCACGACCCAAGTCCCTGCTGGTTTCATCACCCTCAACCAAACTTCTAAGTTTGGAGGAGGCTCAGGCTAGAACTCAGGCTCAGATTAACTCTCCAGTCACTGAAGATAGCAAATACATTGAGGTTGGAGAAGGTCCTGCTGCCCTACAGGGCAAGTTCCACACGGTCATTGAGTTTCCCACAGAGAG gaAGAGACCTCCTGTTAAATCAAAGAAATCTCCTGTGGGTAGTTGGCGTTCTTTCTTCAACTTGGGCAAGTCTTCCTCTATGTCCAAACGCAAGCTGCAACGCAACCCCAGTGAGCCCAACGAACTAAAGGCCATGGCTCTAGCTG GAGGTCGAGGAGATACAGCGACATTAAGATCTGCTAAAAGTGAAGAGTCACTAAGTTCTCTGCATAATGTTGAAG GAGAGTCCAAGGTGTACCGTCCCCGGAGACCCCGATCGAGCAGCGACGCCCTTTCAGCCTCATTCAACGGCGACTTGTCGGACGGCCGACAGCACTGCAACTCGTTCGACAACCTCGGCGCCGCAGAGGACAGCGACGGAGATGACGGCCCCATCTGCGTACCTGCTCTGATCTCGCCTCCGCGCTCAGCCGGCGAAGACGTGGACCTCAGCCCACCAGACATCGGCATGGCCTCCTTGGACTTTGACCCCATGTCTTTCcagtgcagcagcagcagcagcctcccCGACGCCGCTTACGCATTCCCCCCGGTTGATCGGCACGCGGGAGCGGAAGGCTCCACTTTAAAGAGGAGGGGCCCTGGCAGCCTCTGGGGAAAGACCAATGGATCTGACCTTATGCCTTCCTCCTTCCTTGACAACTTGACATCATCCTTGTTGCCCTCAGATTTGAACCCGGCTGCAGTCGAGAAAGCGGAAAGCCAAAAACTCACCGCGTACGCTGATAAACCCACACAAGCCGTGTCCCCCATTAGAAGTGTCAGGACCGCCACTTTGGAGATATTTCCCATGGAGATGCCTGAAAGGACTCCCGCTGAAGCGGTGGGACCTCCAGAACCTTTTTCTCCCAAAGACTCTCCTCTTTGTCTAAAAGCTGAGCCGTCTCGAAATGAAGCTTTCCAAATGGAGCTCCAGTCCAAGTTGGCCAGCGTGGATGGTGAAGCGCTAAAGCCAGAGGACAGCGTTCAACTGGTGTCACGTGAAAGCCACGAGCAACAAG ATTCAAAGGATCTCACCAGCACACATTCCCTGGGCACTCCGGCAAatgccccccctcctcctaaGGATGCCACCCTCACGCTGGCGCTGGTTCTTGCTGAGTCAGCACATCACATACAGTCCCAGCCTCGGTCTGGCGAGACCCCGACGCCACGTGTTTCTGACGGCCGTGCATCATCGGGTCCGCGTTTCCAGACTTCCAATGGAGAGGGAAGTGAGACAATTAGCAACGTGTCAGTCACCGCCGTCCGATGCATTCCCTCTTCTTCAAGTCCGTCGAAAGAACAGCAGGTGCTTGAGTTAACCAGCGTGACAACCAGGCCGCCGGAAAGTGCCACGGGCTCGACGACTCTTCTCGAAAACCCCCCTGAAATGGACTCTATTCCTTCAGAGACACGTCATAAAAAGGTCATCCCTCAAAGCACAGCCAACCTGAATTCTCCAACTAGGATGGCGGAAAGTCAGTCCTTGGTGGCACATGACTCGGTGTGTACCAATAGTAAAGTTGGCACCAGTGGGAGCAGCGCAGCCATTAGCAACAGCAAAGACACCAGAGGCTTACGACAACATCTTGCTGAA GTGAAGCCAAAGGAAGACGCCAAGCTCACAAGTGTTGCgaaatcctcctcctcctcctcatcagaGCAGCAGCCTCCAGCAGCTCCGAAAGCCAAAAAGTCGTCGGTGTTGTCACCGACACAAAATCAgcgccagcagcagcagcagtcccACATGCAAATTCAAAGTCAGCCACTATCAAAGGCTCATTCAACAGCGACACCAATCTCTTCTGAGCGCGTGGATCGGCCTTATGAAGTCCTAAATCCAACACAACCCTGCTGCCTAGAGTCGGCGGCTAAAAAGGAGCCCGCCGGATCCACACCTCCAGCCCCTCCGGTCCGCACCATGGAGAGCAAGCTAGCCACAGCTGCACTCAGTCAAGGTGAAGCCTCTTACCATCCTTCCGAGGCCCTTCATCACCATCCCGTTTCTCCTCGTCAATCTTCCGCACGTCCCTACCACGCCAAAAGTGAAGCATTTCTAATGGAGCCTCAAGGAGTGGTGTACTACCACCAGAGACCCGTTTCAATGGGTCCGCATCCCGTGCCCCACCACTACAGACCCAACAGCATCCCCTCGCACCTCCCCTATGCGTCAAAGTCCGAACCTCAGATACCTTACAGTGCCCGAGTAGACAATAAATACAGCACTTTAGGCCCAAGGTCCTACCACCACCATTCTATGAAGGCCAGAGGAAACCCCCGCAGTGTTTacggcgccgccgccggccaTTCGGGTTACAGCCTCGACCGAAACCACGGCTATCCCACAATTCGCAGAGTGCACTCGCTCCACGTTCCCGCCACCATCCGCACCGTACCCATCCAAAGGACGGAAGTTCCTCCCGATGACATGTTCTATTACCATCGACCCGTGTATCAGTGCAAACCCTACCAACAAGCCCCGCAGCAGTCCTCGCAGCAGGCCGACTATCACGTGACTCAACTGCagccttattttgagaacggccGAGTCCAGTACCGCTACAGTCCGTCTTCCGGGGAGGGGCCTTATTACGATCTGGACCCTCACGGCACCAACCGTGGCCGCCGCGTCCACTCGGCCTGTCCAGATTCCGGGAGCGTTGTCTGCAGAGCCGGCGGAAAGGCTACAGGGTACCACTACCTCGCTCGCAACCTTCTCCCACCTGGAAAGGAGCACAGCTTTGTGAGCAGGGATATGCCACCTGGGCACGGCATGAAGGAAGTTCCTTCTTACCTTTCTTGGGACCCCGAAGAGTGGGAATGTTTGCGCATGCAGTCTATCCGCAGAGAAAGTCGGGCCAGGCAGAAGATGAAAGGTCCGGTGCTCTCGCAGTACGACAACGTCGGCTCGCTGGCGTTATCGGACGTCGCTGGCTACGACACCCTGCACTCGCGCAGCAAGTCCGATCCAGGTAAGGCTTTGTCGAGTACAACCGAGAGCAAAGACGGTCGCCATCTGCCCAGACACATGGTCTCGGACCCCGACGTCCTCAAATGTTTGGAGAGCGACAAGCAAGGTGCTCCGACGCGAGACAGGTCAGACGGGGGGCCGGCCAAGCAAAGCGGCTCCAAGAAATGCCAATCGTCTCATTCCGTTGCCGCCGCGCATCAGCAGGAGAGCGGGCAACATGAAGCCAAACTCCTCAAGGCTTCGGCTGAAAAGCTTAGCGAAGGCGGCGGCCGCTCCAAACCCTGGCAGCcggaacacacaaacaagaggAGCTTCCAGACACGCTACGAGTGCCACGATGCTGAGCGCCACCACAGCAAAGGGAAAATGACAAGCAGCTATCACGCTCCGCCGGAAGATCATCATCCCAAAGAGCAGCTGGCCCGCTGCAAAGCTGATCGATCGCAGCACGAAGCGGATGGAGACTACTCGTATCGCAAACCGGTGCAATCCCACTACGACAATTTGGACGATTACCACCCAGTACCTCAGGCCCAGGGCCCCCCCGTTGAGAAGCGCAGCGGCTGTAACTCCTATCCGccgcacaacaacaacaacagcagcagcagagcgTCGTCGTATTCCACAGCATTAGGCCAGGGAGCCTTCCTCCAGAGTGAGCTGGCTATCCAGAGGCCAGAAACACAAATATGTACGGAATAA